Proteins found in one Engystomops pustulosus unplaced genomic scaffold, aEngPut4.maternal MAT_SCAFFOLD_105, whole genome shotgun sequence genomic segment:
- the SYT11 gene encoding synaptotagmin-11 isoform X1, with the protein MADITSLTRGFDMSPIAAGFIGAAVLVVSVSVGVFIWSCCHGRSEKKFKNPPYKFIHMLKGISIYPEALSNKKKTFRVRRDKSRVDGDSVEAGLVGAEKGPNGLATAVNQLPINPHYGEEASPSVSTSSSGSKRSSPSSPDEEAALGTLTISVDYNFPKKALVVTIQEAHSLPVMDEHSQGSDPYIKMTILPDKKHRVKTRVLRKTLDPVFDETFTFYGIPYSQLQDLVLHFLVLSFDRFSRDDVIGEVMVPLSGVDPSTGRVQISRDIVRRNIQKCVSRGELQVSLSYQPVAQRMTVVVLKAKHLPRMDITGLSGNPYVKVNVYYGRKRIAKKKTHVKKCTLSPVFNESFIYDIPIDLLPDISIEFLVIDFDRTTKNQVVGRVILGAHSVTANGIEHWREVCDNPRKLIAKWHSLSEY; encoded by the exons ATATGTCTCCGATAGCGGCAGGGTTCATCGGGGCAGCGGTCTTGGTGGTTTCGGTCTCAGTCGGGGTCTTTATCTGGAGCTGCTGTCATGGGCGATCAGAGAAGAAATTTAAAAATCCTCCATACAAGTTCATCCATATGCTAAAGGGGATCAGTATTTACCCCGAGGCCCTCAGCAACAAAAAGAAGACTTTTCGTGTCCGCAGGGACAAGTCACGTGTAGATGGCGACAGTGTTGAGGCAGGGCTAGTGGGGGCTGAGAAAGGTCCCAATGGCTTGGCCACTGCCGTCAACCAGCTTCCCATCAACCCTCACTATGGAGAGGAAGCAAGTCCGAGCGTCAGCACAAGCTCCAGCGGAAGCAAGAGGTCCTCTCCTTCATCCCCGGATGAAGAGGCTGCGCTGGGGACACTCACCATCTCCGTGGACTATAACTTTCCAAAGAAAGCCCTGGTGGTGACCATACAAGAAGCTCACAGCCTCCCTGTGATGGATGAACACTCTCAAGGTTCGGACCCCTACATCAAAATGACCATCCTGCCAGACAAGAAGCATCGAGTGAAGACACGCGTTCTACGGAAGACTCTAGACCCGGTGTTTGATGAGACATTTACCTTCTACGGCATCCCGTACAGCCAGCTCCAGGACCTGGTGCTTCACTTTCTAGTGTTGAGCTTTGACCGCTTCTCGCGAGATGATGTGATCGGGGAAGTGATGGTGCCATTATCTGGTGTGGATCCAAGCACTGGGCGAgtgcagatctccagggacattgTGAGAAGGAACATTCAG AAGTGTGTCAGCCGTGGTGAACTGCAGGTGTCGTTGTCCTATCAGCCGGTGGCACAGCGAATGACGGTGGTGGTGCTGAAAGCCAAACATCTGCCCAGAATGGACATCACTGGCCTGTCAGGTA ATCCATATGTCAAAGTAAACGTCTACTATGGCCGAAAACGTATCGCAAAGAAGAAGACGCACGTGAAGAAGTGTACGCTTAGCCCGGTCTTCAACGAGTCTTTCATCTATGACATTCCCATAGACCTGTTGCCGGATATCAGCATTGAGTTTCTAGTCATCGACTTTGATCGCACCACCAAGAACCAGGTGGTGGGCCGCGTAATCTTGGGGGCACACAGCGTCACAGCTAACGGCATTGAACATTGGCGGGAAGTGTGTGATAACCCGCGCAAGCTGATTGCCAAGTGGCACAGCTTGAGCGAGTACTAG
- the SYT11 gene encoding synaptotagmin-11 isoform X2, which yields MADITSLTRGFDMSPIAAGFIGAAVLVVSVSVGVFIWSCCHGRSEKKFKNPPYKFIHMLKGISIYPEALSNKKKTFRVRRDKSRVDGDSVEAGLVGAEKGPNGLATAVNQLPINPHYGEEASPSVSTSSSGSKRSSPSSPDEEAALGTLTISVDYNFPKKALVVTIQEAHSLPVMDEHSQGSDPYIKMTILPDKKHRVKTRVLRKTLDPVFDETFTFYGIPYSQLQDLVLHFLVLSFDRFSRDDVIGEVMVPLSGVDPSTGRVQISRDIVRRNIQKCVSRGELQVSLSYQPVAQRMTVVVLKAKHLPRMDITGLSDPYVKVNVYYGRKRIAKKKTHVKKCTLSPVFNESFIYDIPIDLLPDISIEFLVIDFDRTTKNQVVGRVILGAHSVTANGIEHWREVCDNPRKLIAKWHSLSEY from the exons ATATGTCTCCGATAGCGGCAGGGTTCATCGGGGCAGCGGTCTTGGTGGTTTCGGTCTCAGTCGGGGTCTTTATCTGGAGCTGCTGTCATGGGCGATCAGAGAAGAAATTTAAAAATCCTCCATACAAGTTCATCCATATGCTAAAGGGGATCAGTATTTACCCCGAGGCCCTCAGCAACAAAAAGAAGACTTTTCGTGTCCGCAGGGACAAGTCACGTGTAGATGGCGACAGTGTTGAGGCAGGGCTAGTGGGGGCTGAGAAAGGTCCCAATGGCTTGGCCACTGCCGTCAACCAGCTTCCCATCAACCCTCACTATGGAGAGGAAGCAAGTCCGAGCGTCAGCACAAGCTCCAGCGGAAGCAAGAGGTCCTCTCCTTCATCCCCGGATGAAGAGGCTGCGCTGGGGACACTCACCATCTCCGTGGACTATAACTTTCCAAAGAAAGCCCTGGTGGTGACCATACAAGAAGCTCACAGCCTCCCTGTGATGGATGAACACTCTCAAGGTTCGGACCCCTACATCAAAATGACCATCCTGCCAGACAAGAAGCATCGAGTGAAGACACGCGTTCTACGGAAGACTCTAGACCCGGTGTTTGATGAGACATTTACCTTCTACGGCATCCCGTACAGCCAGCTCCAGGACCTGGTGCTTCACTTTCTAGTGTTGAGCTTTGACCGCTTCTCGCGAGATGATGTGATCGGGGAAGTGATGGTGCCATTATCTGGTGTGGATCCAAGCACTGGGCGAgtgcagatctccagggacattgTGAGAAGGAACATTCAG AAGTGTGTCAGCCGTGGTGAACTGCAGGTGTCGTTGTCCTATCAGCCGGTGGCACAGCGAATGACGGTGGTGGTGCTGAAAGCCAAACATCTGCCCAGAATGGACATCACTGGCCTGTCAG ATCCATATGTCAAAGTAAACGTCTACTATGGCCGAAAACGTATCGCAAAGAAGAAGACGCACGTGAAGAAGTGTACGCTTAGCCCGGTCTTCAACGAGTCTTTCATCTATGACATTCCCATAGACCTGTTGCCGGATATCAGCATTGAGTTTCTAGTCATCGACTTTGATCGCACCACCAAGAACCAGGTGGTGGGCCGCGTAATCTTGGGGGCACACAGCGTCACAGCTAACGGCATTGAACATTGGCGGGAAGTGTGTGATAACCCGCGCAAGCTGATTGCCAAGTGGCACAGCTTGAGCGAGTACTAG